ATCGCCTCGTCGCGGGTGGCGTAGGTCGAGGTGTCGAAGACCCCCGGTGCGTTGGTGTCGAGATTCTGCTCGACCTGTGCGACCGCGATCTGGGGGCCCACGATCCCGACGGGGAGATCCTTGGCGGACGAGGTCGCGACTGGCCACAGGAAGGCCAGCACGACGACGCCGATGGCTACCGCCGCCAGCAGCGACATGATGAGGGTCTTCGACCAGGTGGTCACCGGGCCGGTCGGGGGTGATGCGGCGTTGGTGGATGTCTCGGTCATGGCGAGCCCGCCCTCTCAAGGAGATTGTTCGTTCTCTTTGAAGGTGACTATACAGAACATGTATTCTTTTTGTATGCCCCGCCTGACTCGAGAGACCGCGCAGTCCCGACGGGACGCGATCGTCGCCGCGGCGCTGCGGATGATGGCGACCCAGGGGGTCGCGCACACATCGATCGCCGACATCTCCGCGGAATCGGGATTGTCGACGGGCTCGATCTACTCGCACTTCTCGGGCAAGGCAGAGATCTTCGCCGAAGGTGCGGCAGCGGTGATCGGCCGGCGGGCTCAGGCGCTGCTGGAGGAAGGATTCGACGCACGGGAACCGCGATCACCGCGCGAGATCGTCGGCCGCCTACTGGGTGCCCTCGACGAGGACGAGGTGCCACATCGCCTCGTCCTGCAGATGTGGGCGGAGGCGACCGTCGACGAGGAGATCAGCGAAGTCGTCGATCGTGCGGTGGGCCGGATTCGAACCGCCTACCGGGCGGCGATCGGGCCGTGGGTGGCTGCGCAGAAGGGTTCGATCGACATCGACGCCGTCGTCCGCGGGATGGTGGCACTCTCGCAGGGCTACATCGTCCACCGGGCGCTGTTCGGGCCATTGGCGCTCGGGGAGTACCTCGGCGGAGTCGGCGTGGCGCTCGACGATCGGGAGGAGTGAGGGACCGGCAGGCTGGTCCGGATCAGGACTCGCTCTGCAGGTCGGATTCGGTGGACACCACGTCGGCGGCCGACTTCTTGGCCACCCGGCGACGCCGGTACCACTCGACGAACATCGGCAACACCGACAAGACCACGATCAAGATGAAGATCGGCTCGATCAGCTTCTGCACGATCTCGAATCGACCCAGCCAATAGCCCAGCAGGACGATTCCCGCACCCCAGACGATGGCGCCGACGACGTTGTAGACGAAGAAGACCGAGTATTTCATCCGCGCGGCGCCGGCGACGATCGGCGCGAGCGTACGGACGATGGGCACGAAGCGGGCGAGGAAGATCGTGATCGGGCCGCGCTTCTCGAAGAACTCGTGTGCCTCGATGAGATAGCGCTCCTTGAGGAAGCGGGCGTCCGGCTTGAACATGCTGGTGCCGACATACCGGCCGATCCAGTAACCGATCTGTCCGCCGATGATGGCCGCGATCGGGATGAAGATCAGCAACTGCCAGAGCGATGCGAACTTGTCGATCCCGTCCTTGCCGCCGGCCGCGACCACCATTCCGGCCACGAACAGCAGCGAGTCGCCCGGCAGGACCGGGAAGAGCACCCCGGACTCGATCAGGATCACCAGGAGCAGGCCCCAGAAGGCCCAGGCGCCGAAGTACCCCAGGAGGGTCACCGGGTCGAGGAATCCCGGCATGAGGGCGACGTTTGTCGTGGTCTGGGCGAGAGCGGAGTCGATCACGACGGATCAGCGTACCTGTCGAAGCTGAATGATCGCTGGGAGCCGGGAGCCGGGTCTGCCCTCCCGGCGCGTCGCTGGACCAGCGCGACGACGCCGACGACCGCTGCGCCGAGCACGAACAGTGCCAGCGCCGCCGGCCAGTCGGAGCCGACAGCCATGACCTGCCCCTCGTCGGTCTGCCACGGCCACAGCGCCCGCAGTGAACCCAACAGCAACCCGGCCGCGCTGACCATAGCCACGGTGTGATGGTTCCTCAGCAGTTTCTCCAGGATGCGGACGAACGACGCCAGGCCCACCAGCGCGCCGAGTCCGAAAACGGCCAGGTAGGTGAGGTCGCCATTGTCGACGGCCGCCATCGTCGGTGCGTACAGGCCGACGACGAGGAGGAAGAAC
This sequence is a window from Gordonia insulae. Protein-coding genes within it:
- a CDS encoding DedA family protein, with amino-acid sequence MIDSALAQTTTNVALMPGFLDPVTLLGYFGAWAFWGLLLVILIESGVLFPVLPGDSLLFVAGMVVAAGGKDGIDKFASLWQLLIFIPIAAIIGGQIGYWIGRYVGTSMFKPDARFLKERYLIEAHEFFEKRGPITIFLARFVPIVRTLAPIVAGAARMKYSVFFVYNVVGAIVWGAGIVLLGYWLGRFEIVQKLIEPIFILIVVLSVLPMFVEWYRRRRVAKKSAADVVSTESDLQSES
- a CDS encoding TetR/AcrR family transcriptional regulator; the encoded protein is MPRLTRETAQSRRDAIVAAALRMMATQGVAHTSIADISAESGLSTGSIYSHFSGKAEIFAEGAAAVIGRRAQALLEEGFDAREPRSPREIVGRLLGALDEDEVPHRLVLQMWAEATVDEEISEVVDRAVGRIRTAYRAAIGPWVAAQKGSIDIDAVVRGMVALSQGYIVHRALFGPLALGEYLGGVGVALDDREE